In Quercus robur chromosome 11, dhQueRobu3.1, whole genome shotgun sequence, the sequence CCTGAGCTTgagaatttccaaaaaaattaaaaaacgtaaTGCTGGCCTCATTTCAACCAGAAACGGGTCgggataggccgaaaaagagagaaaaaaaaatttctggttcGGAACCTTTTTTTCCCGATCCGAGCTTGagaattccgaaaaaaatagcaaaaaaattcaaaaaattaaaatacaacatcatggcttcatttcaaaccGAAAtaggtcgggacaggccgaaaaagtgGGAAAAATTTTTTCTGGTTCAGAATCGTTATTTCCCGACCCGAGCATgagaattccaaaaaaaaaattcaaaaaattaaacatcatcctggcatcatttcaagccgaaacgggACGGGACAGGttgaaaatgtgagaaaaagttTTCCTCTTTCGGAACCATTTTTACTCAACCCGAGCTATAGAATTCCCAAAAAAGTAGaagaaatattcaaaaaatgaaaaaacatcatcctggcttcgtttcaagccGAAatgggtcgggacaggccgaaaaaaagtgaaattttttttttttctgattcgGAACCATTTTTTCCTGACTCAAGCttgagaattcccaaaaaaatagcaaaaaaattcaaaaaattaaaaaacatcatgctggcttcatttcaagtagAAATGGGTcgggacaagccgaaaaagagagattttttttttttattttttttttctggtttcGAACCGTTTTTTCCTAACCTAAGCTTTAGAATTCCAAAaagaatagcaaaaaaatttgaaaaatgaaaaaaaacatcatcctggcttcatttcaagctaAAATGGGTCGGGATaggctgaaaaagagagaaatttttttttagattggaACCGATTTTATCTGACTTGAGTGAGAGAATTCCGACCTAAGCTAAAACGGGTCGGGAGAGGTcgaaaaaaagacaaaaaaattttctcgtTTGGAACCGTTTTTACCCGACCTAAGCtagagaattcccaaaaaaatagaaaaaaaattcaaaaacatcatcttggatTTATTTAGAGCCGAAACGggttgggaaaagaaaaaaagagtgaacaaaTTTTTCTGGAACGAAACCGTTTTTTCTCGACCCAAGTTTAGAATTCgtaaaaaaatagcaaaaaaagtcaaaaacatcatcctggcatcATTACCAgccgaaacgggtcgggacaggccgaaaaagagagaaaatttttttctcgtTCGGAATTGTTTTTACCCGATCCGAGCAAAAGAATTCCGAAAAaagtagcaaaaaaattcaaaaaatttaaaaatatcatcctggcttcatttcaagtcgaaatgggccgggacaggccgaaaaaaagtgaaaacattTTTCTGGTTTGGAACCGTTTTTTCCCGACCCAAGCTtaagaattcccaaaaaaatagaaaaaaaattaaaaaacatcatgctggcttcatttcaagcagAAACAGGTTGGGACAGGCCGaataagagagaaattttttttctgtttcGGAACCATGTTTTCCCGACCCGAGCTTGAGAATTccgaaaaaaattcaaaaaattaaaaaacaccatcttggctttatttcaagccgaaacggaTTGGGATATGCCGAAAaagagtgaaatttttttctggTTCAGAACCATTTTTCCTAACCCAAGCTTGAGAATTCcccaaaaaatagcaaaaaaattcaaaaaattaaaaaacatcatcctggcttcatttgaagccaaaacgggtcgggacaggttgaaaaagtgagaaaaagtttTTCTCATTTGAAACCGTTTTTACCCGACCCAAGCTATAGGCCAAAAAAGTAGAAGAAAtattcaacaaattaaaaaacatcatcctggcttcatttccagCCAAAACGGGTcgggataggccgaaaaaaagtaaaaccttTTTTCTCGACTCGAGCttgagaattcccaaaaaataataaaaaaatttaaaaaattaaaaaaaacatcatgctggcttcatttcaagcagAAACGGGTTGGGATACGCcgaaaaagagatttttttttttttttttttttttttttttttctagttcgGAACTATTTTTTCCTGATCTGATCTTGAGAATTCCCAAAAgaatagcaaaaaattaaaaaaattaaaaaaacatcatcctagctTTATTTCAAGCCAAAACGGGTCGGGACCggccaaaaaagagaaaaaaaaaaatttctcgtTTGGAACCGTTTTTACCCGACCCAAGCGagagaattccaaaaaaaatagcaaaaaaattcaaaaattcaaaaaacatcattcaggcttcatttcaagctgAAACAGGCCGAGACaggttgaaaaagagagaaaacattttTCTCGTTCGGAACCGTTTTtacccgacccgggctagagaattcccaaaaaaataaaaaaaattcaaaaaattaaaaaacataatcatggcttcatttcaagccaaaacgggtcgggacaggccaaaaaagagagaaaacattttTCTCGTTCGGAATCGTTTTTACCCAACCCAAGCGAGAGAATTtcgaaaaaaattttaaaaattaaaaaacatcttcctggcttcatttcaagccaaaacgggtcaggataggccgaaaaaagagtgaaaaaagtTTTCTGGTTCGGAATCGTTTTTTCCTGATTTGTATttgagaattcccaaaaaaatagcaaaagaattcaaaaaattaataaacattatcctggcttcatttcaagccgaaacgggtcgggacatgctgaaaaagagagaaaatttttttctagtTCGGAACCATTTTTACTCGACCCGAACGagagaattccaaaaaaaaaatagcaaaaaaaaaatcaaaaaattaaaaaacatcatcctagtttcatttcaagccgaaacgggtAGGGACATGCCAAAAaagagtgaaattttttttctagtttgGAACTATTTTTTCCCAACCCGAGCTTGAGAATTCTcaaaaaatagctaaaaaattcaaaaaattaaaaaacatcatcctgacttcatttcaagccgaaacgggtTGGGACtggttgaaaaagagagaaaaaaatttctcgtTCAGAACCATTTTTACCCGACCTGAGCTAGAGAATTcccataaaaatagaaaaaaaaattcaaaaaattagaaaacttcctggcttcatttcaagccaagaggccgaaaaagagagaaaaaaattttctcgtTCGGAACCGGTTTTATCCGACCCGAGCtagagaattcccaaaaaaatagaaaaaaattcaaaaaattaataagcatcatcctagcttcatttcaagccaaaACGGGTCTGGACGGGccaaaaaagggagaaaatttttttctcgtTCAGAGCTGTTTTTTCTCGACCGGAGtgagagaattttgaaaataatagcaaacaaattcaaaaaattaaaaaaaaaaaaatcatcctggcttcatttcaagccgaaacgggtcaagacaggtcaaaaaaagagaaattttttttctcatttggaACCGTTTttacccgacccgagctagagaattccgaaaaaaaaaaaaaagcaaaaaaaaaaaaaaacataatcctagcttcatttcaagccgaaacgggtcgggacaggccgaaaaagggagaaaaatattttctcgtTCGGAACTGTTTTTACTCGACTTGAGTGAGAgaattctgaaaaaaaaaatagcaaaaaaattaaaaaaaatcatcctggctttatttcaagCCGAAACAGGTTGGGACGagctgaaaaagagagaaaaaaattttctcattcGAAACCATTTTTACCCGACCTGAGCAAGAGAATGCTgaaaaaaatagcaaagaaattcaaaaaattaaaaaacatcatccttgtttcatttcaagccgaaacagGTCAAGATAAGCCgaaaaaaagtgaatttttttttttggttcgaAATCGTTTTTTCCTGACCCGAGCttgagaattcccaaaaaaatagtgaaaaattcaaaaaatcatcctaacttcatttcaagccgaaacgggtctgaataggccaagaaagagaaaaaaaaaaaattttctcgtTCGGAATCATTTCTACCCAACCTGAGCtagagaattcccaaaaaaatagaaaaaaaaaattcaaaaaattaaaaaacatcatcctatgGACCGAAGTAGACTAAAATGGATCGAAGTGAATTGAATGTACTGAAGTGAACCAAAatagaccaaaatggaccgaatcATCAACCACAtcaccttttttatttatttatttattgatttgttcctctaattttttgataatattaaatagggttttactaatgtgtgccttTTGGGCATAAATTTAGTaaactttttatagaaaaatgaaaaagtaatttactgttttgatagttttttcaattcccataaaatattttccaaaataaatgattaatatATGACTTAAGAACATTAACCAGACcctattaaatatattaatcaaTTGACTTTACACATTTatctttgacatttttttttctctctaataaTATCATGAACCattttaactttatatatactttgtctttacacatttatttactttaatttaGTCTCTCCTCTCCCATTATGTTTgtgtattaaaatatttagtattcttaaataaataaatagaaagaacTTTTTCCATACTTTTCAATTTGTCCATTATATatgggtccggttaatgtgtgcccttagggtacacattaagctttctatttttgtgAACATTTtctcgagaattgaaaaagctgtcattACTTCAATTTTCgagaaaattttttccaaaaatggaaattaatgtGTGCCTAGTAAAATCCATTATATATATCACCGACCATTTCCTAGGGTCAACCCAAAACTCATGTCAGCCCAACTGTTGGATCCGTTGTTCCGTACTGGCGTGGACATAAATGAGAGGTAGCCCTTAGATCTAAGGATTGACAGTTGCCCCACTAAATAAACCACGCGTGAACCAGGAGAAACTACACCCTGTTTCGAGTGTATGTTTCTTCTGTCTTACAGCTGGTGGGACCTACCAGCTATGGGCCCCACCAACTTGTGAGATGGAGGAAACATCCACCCGAAACAGGGTGTAGTTTCTCGTGAACCAGAAGATAGTTTCTCCCCCGATATACTCTGATGTATTTATTctaatttatacatttttgaCAACAAATGCTGAGTCACGTGCTCTTTTTATTAAGTACAATATAGTCTACACAGtcattttctcaaccaaaaaaaaattatctccaccttattctttctttctcatttggGTGAATTCGTGGACCAcagaataaaaacaaaatggtTCAATTGTCATATGGGGGAGGCCTGATTAGTGGAAAACATAAGAAAACGATTAAAGTAATTTCCTTCTTGATTTATGTTAATATTATAAACATCATTCTTGATTTATGTTAATATCATAgtaatttccttctttttctaaTTACTATGCTTTAGTGTCtgtttggctccaaattaaaatgtcagtttattttcctattcagtttatttttgatactatttatgggtcctattgtactttttgatactattcatgagtcctactgtactatttcagctaacttttacctttatctacagtactttcaacaaaaagatttcagttttagcaaaataagcagatcccaaaTAGGCTCTTAGTGTCTGTTTggttagcttattttttgccaactttttttattattcagtttatttttgctactattcatgaatcTCACTAcaatttttggtactatttataggtcatattgtactatttcaactaatatttacctttatctacGGTACTtatagcaaaaagttttcaatttcaacaaaataaacggatTTCAAACAGACTATTAATCAAAGAGTTGGtgatgcttttatttttttggttatataccTATATGACATagtgaaaattttggaattaaagTCATGCACATTACGCTGGTTTAAAACACCAACATGATTCAAGTTTGGAGGCATTCTAATCATAAGCATGTCATTATCATTCTGTTTCGTACATTATATATGTTTACCATTTTCAAAACATCCCACGTTCTCTCCATCATCAGGTGAGACTCTTCTTCTCCCCACCTCACCATATCCggctctcattttttttttttaataccaacCATTCTATGTACTACGGACACAACCATTCACACACTCAATTTCACAACTTATTGACTCATGCAATAATAAGTggttaaaaaaaagtgatggtTTCATATGATCAGAAAGTGTCCATCATTCATAGACATACAAATTTGCAAGTTGTAAAATTTGGTGTCTTTAGAATTATTCTTCTACttaattatttcaataatattctttttataattcttttttctttttagtttaaGCTTTAAGGTAGAGTAAGAAAGGCACCAAAGGCCATATTTTGAAATCAGCATTATTCTAATCTGCTTTAGTTGTCATTGGCCCTATCATGGACTTGTGCATATTTCTTATAATGAATTTGGACATTTTTCTTCTAATAATATGTTGGCAATTATATGTTCAGTATCAAAATGTCAACCCTTTGTTAATACTCTTTTGGTATAAATAGTTCAATCTTCATGCCCTTCTTTACCATCATCGAGCTTGTGCTAACATTCAaacactaaagaaaaaaaaaagaccatttTTTTCTAATAAGCTTCCACACAAAATATGGAGCATTTGGGAGTCATCTCTGAAGGACAATGGAGCTCTCTTAGTGGAATGTATACTCCTGAGGAGGCTCATTTTATGGCTCAAGTGCTCAATAACTTGCCATCTGCATTTTGGCCTTGCCATGATTCATCTATGAACATGGCAGGACTTACTGAATTTTCATACTATTATTCAGATATGGCTAATTCTATTTCTTCAAACTTTGGTGGCGGTATTTTGAGCCAAAAGGTTACTACATGAGTGATTCTCATCCAATTTTAGCATCCAAGAATAGCTCCATGTCCATTGATATTTGTATGGCTGACATGAAAAACAGCAGCTCATTTCTCATTGAAGGAAATGACTGCTTAAACCAAGAAATGAGTGACGAAATTCCAGAAGAGTCTGCTGGATACTTAGCTGAACCTACTGTAGCTGAAAAAGAATCAACGCTTAGAAGGGGATCTGAGATATCAATGCCTGATTCGATCTCAGAAGACAAATGTAACAACCCATCTGAGAACTCTAAGAAAAGAGCTCGGAGTTTAGAAGATGTGAGTATCCTATTATTACAAACTCCTTAGCGAAGTGTTACTATTATGCAAGATAAAACGAGTTTTCTCCTATTCCTAATGAAATCCTAATTTAATAATGCAGGTCCTAAAGAGCATACGAATTCAACAATCAAAGAAGAATCGTAAGCTTGCTAAGATTGACAACAATGAAGAAGATGGTAATGCTGGCCTTACTGGGCAAAGTTCAAGTAGCTGCTCCTCGGAGGATGAGTCCAATTCTTCTCAGGAGCTGAATGTAGGAGTGACCTCAAGTTTGACCACAAAAGGGGATGTAACTCTAAACTTGAATGGTAAAACAAGAGCCTGGACGGGTTCAGCCACTGATCCCCAGAGCGTCTATGCAAGGGTAAGTTCCCTCAAATGCTTGCACATTGaccaattttattgaaattttcctGCCCATGAATGTGACATTGAATAATTGATCCTTCCTTTGTATCTTgcagaaaagaagagagaaaataaatgaaaggtTGAGAGTCCTGCAGAACCTTGTCCCTAATGGAACAAAGGTGAGCACTTTTCTCTATCTAGAAATTGTTCTGAAAGTCTGAGTTGTAATTGAAATTCTGACAAATAGTTCTTTGGTATTACAGGTTGATATTAGCACAATGCTTGAGGAAGCTTTCCAATATGTGAAGTTTTTACAGCACCAGATTAAGGTAAAGGGAATCCTTGTTAGTATACGTAAGAAAAGATGAGGTTAAAACAGTAGTGCTACTTTTGTATTAATAtgtttctaatctttttttgGTTATCTTGTTTGAAATGTTGTAGCTTTTAAGCTCTGATGAACTATGGATGCATGCTCCCATCGCTTACAATGGATTGGACATTGGACTTGATCTGAAAAACACCTCGCTGAGAAAATCATAGAAAATAAAGGACGACATAGCAGTCCATATAGTATGATGCAAATACATCAAGATGCCATGGCAACTTCAAATGGGCTTATTTGTATAGGAAAATCTCAAGTCCTATTATCACAGTTCCTATAGGGAACTTGTTATGACTAATCCCTCAATTTCTTTCACTTACACAGAAATTCTTCTTATGAGCACaatttttagctccattgcAAAAACTCTTCCTACTAGCCAGTGATTCAAGTTGCTGGCCCTTTATGTAAACATCCCAGTACATACCAACAACGCAACAATAAATTGCAAGAATTAGTTATGTCAGTCATGAAATGTCCTGCTTGATATGCTTTAAGAGTGAACAGAATTTTTCGATAACCATTCTCCATTGAAAGTCGAAAACAAACAGTTGAAAATCAGGGTGAACTATGTTTCCAAAAAGTAACCTAGAGGAGTGTCAAGTGATTTTGTTCTGACAATAAAGAATTGTGTGACCAATCATAAGAATCCAAATCAATAGGAATAAATTCAGGGACCCCAATGAGAGATTGATATGTTGAGCACTACTTTTGACTGTCGCTTAGATATTAAACCTTCTTTAAGTAGTAAAACACTAAAACTTATCTGATGACAACAAGGTCAAATTTGCTAAAAATGGAACTTTAAAAAGTAGAGCTAAACTTTGATGCGATAGAACTGAAATCCTAACCAATTTGCTATAACCAATTGGATAGAAATGAAGGAAAAGGTCAGCGAGAAGTACCTACCCGAATCTTATCAGAGTGATCTTCTCGGGTAGGTATGCTTCATAGACAAGGGAATAGGTATGCTtcgtaagaaaaaaaaaggttctaacTACGTATCACAATTTGATGAATACATAATGAGATGCAATATAATCTGAGGATGAGAAGATGAGGTTACCAACCATACACCCTAGTTCAAAAATATGAACTAGTCACTTAATCTTAAAAGCACCTCAAAGTAAAACACCTTACGTAATTTCCACCAGTCAATTAATAAACCATCAGAATTTTCACCTCAGACCAAACTCAACCACAATAGTACATCACTCGGCAAAGATGACTAAGGAAAGGGAGTGACTAAAATGAACCTCATAAACAAAATTCCCTGGGCTTAATGCTTTAGATGCTGAGGCTTTGGTCATGTTATTGCCTAGTGTCCCAAATCCCAATAAAGCTCGTCCTCAAGGGACAAGAAAAAGAGGATGACAAAGAAGATTTGGAAGAACAAGTCTACGAACCTAACATCGATGAAATCTAGGACACAAATGAAGAGTGCAAGGGAGACCCTAACTTCCTTGGTTGCATTCTAGCTATATAACACTAAGGTGATTGAAGTTGAGTGTACATTAACCCAACCTAGGAAGCCTTTAGATCTCTAATCGTACTATCACCACATGTTAAAGCATCTGAATcagtaaaaatatatgtaatctGTAACGGCAGCGTTTTGGTTCCTGAGTCTAAAAGGTAGAAGGATTCAGTTCCAAAGAGCCCaacataatgaatttgtagagagtgggcttaaaaatTAGGCTTCAATGGATATAACAGCGTGCGCAGTGGATTAAAAGACAgtaaaaaagcaaagaaagacaAGCTCTATGCAAAGAAATCCTTTCTCAGCGAAGTTCAAGGAGAGGGGTTCTTAAATATAATTCTTTTAGACTTAAATACAATTTTAGTTCTtgttgctacagtattttttttacaagtttttcCGATCCCCTCTCCTGGGAGGGTTTCTtgcattatatagctccctttagATGATCTTAGCCCTctatttgttgatcatccagGCTACTACTTGAAtgtttgtcccatcagacatctTCCCAaaccccttgtgagttgcagcaGCCAAGACAgcattgttcaggggtctttttaACATAAATGCAGTCAAGAGGTTTGGTGGGATGTATTAAATATGGTGGTAGCCACCATCCCTTCAGTCATGTCAGGGCTAACCCCTTCTTCGAAACTCTTTCTCTACAGTATGATTTCCTCTAGTAACGTGCCATTGACGTGACGTTACTGTCTGAGGGTGTGACCTCCTCGGCGCGATAATGGCTCCCTCGGCCATGGGTATGACACGTGACActattactttatttaaattcCTATAGCCCACATAATCCATgtcacaaaacaatcacaaagcAAGTGATAATCCAGAAAATTCAAGCTCATTCACTAAGAACAATTTAAGGCAATTGTAGCCAATGGCCAAAGGTATCATCCCTTACTTATTGTGGcaaacaacataataaaaaacaactgtattctcttttcttcttatttattttcttttttgtgtgtgtgaataaTTTGACTTTATTTCTTgagaaaattaccaaaaactcacttaataaaatataaaggacaccttttttttatttt encodes:
- the LOC126706215 gene encoding transcription factor bHLH84-like, whose product is MSDSHPILASKNSSMSIDICMADMKNSSSFLIEGNDCLNQEMSDEIPEESAGYLAEPTVAEKESTLRRGSEISMPDSISEDKCNNPSENSKKRARSLEDVLKSIRIQQSKKNRKLAKIDNNEEDGNAGLTGQSSSSCSSEDESNSSQELNVGVTSSLTTKGDVTLNLNGKTRAWTGSATDPQSVYARKRREKINERLRVLQNLVPNGTKVDISTMLEEAFQYVKFLQHQIKLLSSDELWMHAPIAYNGLDIGLDLKNTSLRKS